Proteins found in one Kangiella sediminilitoris genomic segment:
- a CDS encoding SLC13 family permease, with protein MPFPDLPNGHALFVLLLTVFALYLFRRDDIPLETSCVIVLLVLTMGFTFAPFHNFNGYLEPMEFFSGFGHEALVAVCALMVAGQGLVRTGALEPIGRFLARIWKIAPLFSLLITLIIAGVLSAFVNNTPIVVLLLPILISVAVRSNRNPSGLLLPMGFATIVGGMATTIGTSTNLLVVSVAADLGLERFGMFDFMLPAAMAGAIAVLYLWLVAPKITPERQAIMKNTSPRIFTAQLHINENSFADGKTLADVIGKTDGMMKVTRIHRGSEATIMPMPDAIVRAGDKLRVTDTPNRLKEYEQVLGARLYKAGQEVSDDHPLTAENQQLSELVVTPGSPLAGRSLKDVSFMNQYGLVAIALHRNDRVVDMHNKGLGKVTLHVGDVVLVQGGQKEISEFKKRGDILVLDATTDLPRSHRAPRALIIMGLVIFFAAVGLLPISVSALAGALLMILTHCITWRDAMNALSAPVVLIVAASLALGIGMTETGAAEYLAQAFVSVLHGAPPAVLLSGLMLLLAILTNVVSNNAAAVIGTPIAVSVATQLNLPPEPFVIAVLFGANMSFATPMAYKTNLLVMNAGGYKFSDFVKVGVPLVVLMWISLSIILPILYDF; from the coding sequence ATGCCATTTCCGGATCTACCGAATGGGCACGCGCTTTTTGTGCTGTTGCTGACGGTCTTTGCCTTATACTTGTTCCGCCGCGATGACATACCGCTAGAGACTTCTTGCGTTATCGTGCTGCTGGTTCTTACCATGGGCTTTACCTTTGCACCATTCCATAACTTTAACGGCTACCTTGAACCGATGGAGTTTTTCAGCGGTTTCGGGCATGAAGCACTGGTCGCCGTATGTGCACTTATGGTTGCTGGGCAAGGCCTGGTACGAACAGGTGCACTCGAACCCATTGGGCGATTTCTGGCTAGAATCTGGAAAATAGCGCCCTTATTTTCTCTCTTGATCACTTTAATCATTGCCGGCGTTTTAAGCGCATTTGTCAACAATACGCCGATTGTTGTCTTACTTTTACCTATTTTGATCAGTGTTGCCGTGCGCTCTAACCGCAACCCTTCTGGTCTTTTGCTACCGATGGGCTTTGCTACTATTGTCGGCGGCATGGCCACAACAATTGGTACTTCGACTAACTTACTGGTGGTTTCGGTCGCAGCCGACCTTGGACTTGAACGTTTCGGCATGTTCGACTTTATGTTGCCTGCGGCCATGGCGGGCGCAATAGCAGTTCTTTATTTATGGCTGGTGGCACCAAAAATAACGCCAGAACGTCAGGCCATCATGAAAAATACCTCACCACGTATTTTCACAGCTCAACTACACATCAACGAAAACTCATTTGCTGATGGTAAGACGCTGGCAGACGTTATCGGCAAAACTGATGGCATGATGAAAGTGACCCGAATTCACCGCGGCTCGGAAGCAACCATTATGCCGATGCCCGATGCCATCGTTCGCGCAGGAGACAAACTCCGTGTCACTGACACTCCGAATCGATTAAAAGAATATGAACAGGTTCTTGGTGCACGTCTTTATAAGGCGGGCCAGGAAGTTAGTGACGACCATCCTCTGACCGCTGAAAATCAACAGCTGTCTGAACTGGTGGTAACGCCGGGGTCCCCTCTCGCTGGTCGCTCGTTAAAAGACGTTAGCTTCATGAATCAGTACGGACTGGTTGCTATTGCACTTCATCGCAATGATCGAGTGGTTGATATGCATAACAAAGGTCTGGGCAAAGTGACCCTGCACGTTGGTGACGTCGTATTGGTTCAGGGCGGACAAAAAGAAATTTCAGAATTCAAAAAGCGAGGCGATATTCTAGTGCTTGACGCTACTACCGATTTGCCCCGCTCCCATCGTGCTCCCAGAGCCCTCATTATTATGGGGTTGGTTATTTTCTTTGCCGCAGTAGGACTGTTACCCATTTCTGTCAGTGCCCTCGCCGGTGCGCTCTTAATGATACTGACCCACTGCATTACCTGGCGCGATGCCATGAACGCTTTAAGCGCACCTGTCGTTTTAATTGTCGCAGCCAGTTTGGCGCTCGGTATCGGTATGACCGAAACCGGAGCCGCAGAATATCTGGCGCAGGCCTTCGTATCGGTGCTTCATGGAGCTCCACCCGCAGTACTGCTTAGTGGCCTGATGCTGCTGCTAGCGATACTAACCAACGTTGTCTCCAATAACGCTGCGGCGGTAATCGGAACGCCGATTGCAGTCAGTGTTGCTACCCAGCTTAACTTACCCCCCGAACCATTCGTTATCGCGGTTCTGTTCGGTGCTAACATGAGTTTTGCTACACCAATGGCTTATAAGACTAACTTGCTGGTGATGAATGCTGGTGGCTACAAGTTCTCCGACTTCGTTAAAGTCGGTGTACCGCTGGTGGTATTGATGTGGATTTCATTGTCGATTATCCTGCCTATCCTCTACGACTTCTAA
- the trmB gene encoding tRNA (guanosine(46)-N7)-methyltransferase TrmB gives MNSEEKPKRKIRSFVLRKGRLTKGQQRAMDLHYPRLGLDYQQELYDFEAIFGRQAPLVLEIGFGMGKSLAEQARDNRDSDFIGIEVHNPGVGACLVLAEEYDLENIRVINHDAVEVIENCIPDHSLDRIQIFFPDPWHKKRHHKRRIVQTEFCQKLHKKLKPGGILHLATDWENYAEHMLEVLNPMPEFKNLSETGDYVPRPDSRPLTKFEVRGQNLGHGVWDMMFSAK, from the coding sequence TTGAATTCTGAAGAAAAACCAAAACGTAAGATTCGTAGCTTCGTGTTGCGTAAGGGCCGTTTAACTAAGGGCCAACAGCGAGCTATGGACCTGCATTACCCGAGATTGGGTCTGGATTATCAGCAAGAATTATACGACTTTGAGGCAATCTTTGGTCGTCAGGCTCCCTTGGTGCTGGAAATAGGTTTTGGCATGGGAAAATCGCTGGCGGAGCAGGCTCGCGATAATCGTGATAGCGACTTTATTGGTATTGAGGTTCACAACCCCGGTGTTGGGGCTTGTCTGGTGCTGGCAGAAGAGTATGACCTGGAAAATATTCGTGTAATCAACCATGATGCTGTAGAGGTTATCGAAAACTGTATCCCAGATCATAGCCTCGACCGTATACAAATTTTCTTCCCCGATCCATGGCATAAAAAACGTCATCACAAGCGCCGTATCGTACAGACTGAATTCTGCCAAAAATTACATAAAAAACTCAAGCCCGGTGGCATATTACATCTGGCTACTGACTGGGAAAACTATGCTGAGCATATGCTCGAAGTATTGAATCCCATGCCTGAGTTTAAGAACTTGTCAGAAACGGGCGACTATGTACCAAGGCCGGATTCGCGTCCACTGACTAAATTTGAGGTCAGAGGGCAGAATTTGGGGCACGGTGTTTGGGATATGATGTTTTCAGCTAAATAG
- a CDS encoding META domain-containing protein produces the protein MRYVLATILSILTLTGLSACKKEVADSSAQAQSIKVSATLMYRERMLAPNGSSLTVTIQDVSIADKPAEIISEEIIGLSDGIQLPLKIALEANRKDLKSNHTYTLHAKVRDPEGRLMWITTQNHRINTENSSVELGEIMMQRVQSGTVSAETNDRLYPIPYRALGNEPGWIAYISQESIKIDTSYGQKTVTTPRPQPQPYKGGYKYHAQTESHVAIIDIRRKLCYDGMSGRPFPNRVVLTLDGKVFEGCGGDPKSLLTGHEWVVEDLADEGVIDNSRITINFNEEGRVSGSTSCNSYSVAYEMTGENLTFKTPVNTMKACIPALMSQEQKFLTMLSEVNRYDIDGKGALILTTKDGKRIIARH, from the coding sequence ATGAGATACGTTTTAGCCACTATCCTAAGCATCTTGACCTTAACGGGACTGAGCGCCTGTAAAAAAGAAGTTGCCGACTCCTCTGCCCAGGCACAATCTATAAAAGTTTCTGCCACGCTGATGTATCGCGAGAGAATGCTGGCACCCAATGGCAGTAGCTTAACAGTGACGATTCAGGATGTTTCGATTGCCGACAAGCCGGCTGAAATTATCAGTGAAGAGATCATTGGGCTGAGTGATGGTATCCAGCTGCCGCTAAAAATTGCGCTGGAAGCGAATAGAAAAGATCTTAAATCTAACCATACCTATACACTGCATGCCAAGGTAAGAGATCCCGAGGGTCGACTTATGTGGATAACCACACAGAATCACCGGATCAATACCGAGAATAGTTCTGTCGAGCTGGGTGAAATTATGATGCAAAGAGTACAGTCAGGTACTGTCAGCGCTGAGACCAATGATCGTTTATATCCGATACCCTACCGGGCGCTTGGCAATGAGCCGGGCTGGATAGCATACATCAGCCAGGAATCTATAAAGATTGATACCAGCTATGGTCAAAAAACAGTGACAACCCCAAGACCACAGCCACAACCCTATAAAGGCGGATATAAATATCACGCACAGACGGAATCTCATGTTGCGATTATCGATATTCGCCGCAAACTTTGTTATGACGGTATGTCTGGACGCCCTTTCCCGAATAGAGTAGTCCTGACACTGGACGGTAAAGTTTTTGAAGGCTGTGGTGGCGATCCCAAATCGTTACTCACTGGTCATGAATGGGTAGTGGAAGATTTAGCAGATGAAGGTGTCATTGATAATTCTAGAATCACCATCAATTTCAATGAAGAGGGTCGTGTATCAGGCTCAACATCCTGTAATAGCTACAGCGTGGCCTACGAAATGACGGGGGAAAATCTGACATTTAAAACGCCAGTGAATACTATGAAAGCCTGTATCCCAGCCCTCATGTCGCAGGAACAAAAGTTCCTGACCATGCTGTCTGAAGTCAATAGATATGACATCGATGGGAAAGGAGCATTGATTCTAACGACAAAGGATGGCAAGAGAATTATCGCAAGGCATTAG
- the mutY gene encoding A/G-specific adenine glycosylase produces MWQPKDFQHKVIEYYRKHGRKHLPWQGTKDAYRIWLSEIMLQQTQVSTVIPYYENFLQRFPTIVDLAKASEDEVMHLWSGLGYYSRARNLHKAAKKVADEFNGDFPKTQEEIEALPGVGRSTAGAVAAFAFDQSTAILDGNVKRVLARCYGIEGWAGKASVLNSLWQRAEANTPDTHTAQYNQAMMDLGAVVCTRTKPKCDTCPLSDKCYALKHDMISALPGKKPKKARPKRAVYWLVCLQNDQVVLHKRPPSGIWGGLWCFPEIEQSQSEPEHQQKLDSFLHKFSHYDLEVQPLLVKNIADTGIMEPNQIDTFALNEIAEIGLPTPVSKLLQTLAEN; encoded by the coding sequence ATGTGGCAACCCAAAGACTTTCAGCACAAGGTCATCGAATATTATCGCAAGCATGGGCGAAAACACCTGCCGTGGCAAGGGACCAAAGACGCCTACCGTATCTGGCTATCAGAAATTATGCTGCAGCAGACACAGGTCTCCACTGTTATTCCTTATTACGAAAACTTCCTTCAACGCTTTCCGACCATCGTTGATCTTGCCAAAGCCAGTGAAGATGAAGTCATGCACCTGTGGAGCGGTCTTGGCTATTATAGTCGTGCCCGTAACCTGCATAAAGCCGCTAAAAAAGTTGCCGATGAATTTAATGGGGACTTCCCTAAAACACAAGAAGAGATTGAAGCACTTCCAGGCGTCGGTCGCTCAACCGCTGGCGCAGTCGCCGCGTTCGCTTTCGATCAGTCCACGGCTATACTGGATGGCAACGTCAAGCGTGTACTTGCTCGCTGCTATGGCATTGAGGGCTGGGCCGGTAAAGCATCCGTATTAAACTCCCTATGGCAGCGCGCTGAAGCCAACACGCCAGACACTCATACGGCACAATACAATCAGGCGATGATGGATCTGGGCGCGGTAGTTTGTACTCGCACCAAGCCCAAGTGCGATACCTGTCCTCTATCAGACAAGTGCTACGCCCTTAAACACGATATGATTTCAGCACTGCCTGGCAAAAAGCCCAAAAAGGCACGCCCCAAACGTGCGGTGTACTGGCTGGTTTGTTTACAAAACGACCAGGTTGTTTTGCACAAACGCCCCCCATCAGGTATCTGGGGAGGGCTCTGGTGCTTCCCAGAAATTGAGCAATCACAGAGCGAACCTGAGCATCAGCAAAAACTAGACTCTTTTCTTCATAAATTTAGTCACTATGACCTCGAAGTTCAGCCGTTACTAGTGAAAAATATCGCTGACACGGGTATCATGGAGCCCAATCAAATAGACACCTTTGCACTCAATGAGATTGCTGAAATTGGCTTACCGACACCAGTCAGCAAATTACTGCAAACATTAGCGGAGAATTAA
- a CDS encoding oxidative damage protection protein has translation MSRTVFCKKLQKDAEGIGFKPFPGELGERIYDNISQEAWQMWLEHQTMLINEKRLSLVDQDTQKYLAEQMEKFLFGGDYDEAEGYVPEDKK, from the coding sequence ATGTCACGTACTGTTTTTTGTAAGAAACTACAGAAAGACGCGGAAGGGATCGGCTTTAAACCATTCCCAGGCGAACTCGGCGAACGTATTTACGACAATATTTCACAAGAAGCCTGGCAGATGTGGCTGGAGCATCAAACCATGCTGATTAACGAAAAACGCCTGAGTCTGGTAGATCAGGATACGCAGAAATATCTTGCCGAACAGATGGAAAAATTCCTTTTTGGTGGCGACTACGACGAAGCCGAAGGCTACGTACCTGAAGATAAGAAATAA
- a CDS encoding thermonuclease family protein yields MNKVILRGLQFAIVLIALIACDSSSKETDSYYLVYVQDGDSVVLCCEIGNKFTVRLLDIDAPERYQPYAENSKQQLHDLLDKKSLTLLGAKFDKYGRRLAVIEVNGININARMVETGAAWVWRFSKNRGLKKLQEEAREQKRGLWSLPESEIQDPWLWRQSHSRK; encoded by the coding sequence ATGAATAAAGTTATTTTAAGAGGGCTACAATTCGCGATCGTTTTAATCGCATTAATAGCTTGTGACTCGTCTAGTAAAGAGACGGATAGTTATTATCTTGTTTATGTACAGGACGGCGACAGTGTGGTTTTGTGCTGTGAAATAGGGAATAAATTTACGGTCCGTTTATTGGATATAGATGCACCGGAGCGATACCAGCCTTATGCTGAAAATTCTAAGCAACAGCTGCACGATTTACTGGATAAAAAATCCCTGACCCTGCTGGGAGCAAAGTTTGATAAATATGGCAGACGATTGGCTGTAATCGAGGTTAATGGCATCAATATTAATGCTAGAATGGTAGAAACAGGAGCCGCCTGGGTCTGGCGCTTCAGTAAGAACCGAGGACTAAAGAAACTTCAGGAAGAAGCCCGGGAGCAAAAGCGAGGTCTGTGGTCGTTGCCCGAGTCAGAGATACAGGATCCTTGGCTATGGCGACAAAGCCACTCGCGTAAATAA
- a CDS encoding aspartoacylase: MRKDKVGHVTLVGGTHGNEFTGIYLLDKYRKIQGGVGEYNFDLDLYDANLRAFEANRRYIDNDLNRSFRLADLNDEELDGYENRRAKEINQALGPKGNSRTDMIIDLHTSTAPMGVNLVLTQTDTFHLMLVDYVQQRMDNVNITLEDMKDHHFLMTVAPRHVLVEVGAVPQGQLRQDVFDQTDMAVRLILDFIEQYNRHELPQPSESIDIFRYFDFTFLPVDESGEIAGMVHKNIQDRDFTLLRNGELIFKMLNGDDVAYEGEDCYISFVNEAAYYDQKKAFAMSRKERFHIG, translated from the coding sequence ATGAGGAAAGATAAAGTTGGCCATGTGACATTAGTCGGTGGCACCCATGGTAACGAATTTACTGGTATCTATTTATTAGATAAATATCGCAAGATTCAGGGTGGTGTCGGTGAGTACAATTTCGACCTCGACTTATACGATGCTAACCTGAGAGCGTTCGAAGCAAATCGTCGATATATTGATAATGATCTGAACCGTAGCTTCAGACTGGCTGATTTAAATGATGAAGAACTTGATGGTTATGAGAACCGTCGAGCGAAAGAGATAAATCAGGCTCTGGGGCCTAAGGGCAACAGTAGAACTGATATGATCATAGATTTGCATACCTCTACCGCACCGATGGGAGTCAACCTGGTGCTGACCCAGACCGATACGTTTCATCTGATGTTGGTTGATTATGTCCAGCAGCGGATGGATAACGTTAATATTACGCTTGAGGATATGAAGGATCACCATTTTTTAATGACAGTAGCGCCGCGCCATGTTTTGGTAGAAGTAGGGGCAGTACCACAGGGGCAGCTGCGTCAGGACGTGTTTGATCAAACTGATATGGCTGTCCGCTTAATTTTGGATTTTATTGAGCAATATAATCGCCACGAATTGCCCCAACCCTCAGAATCAATCGATATTTTCCGATACTTCGATTTTACTTTTTTGCCAGTAGATGAATCGGGCGAAATAGCTGGAATGGTGCATAAAAATATTCAGGATCGAGATTTTACACTGTTACGAAATGGTGAGCTGATTTTTAAAATGTTGAATGGTGACGATGTGGCTTATGAAGGTGAGGACTGTTACATCAGCTTTGTCAACGAAGCCGCTTACTATGATCAGAAAAAAGCTTTTGCCATGTCTCGCAAAGAGCGATTCCATATTGGCTGA
- a CDS encoding slipin family protein, protein MNIFYPIILAVVVLLLASMFKILREYERGVIFMLGRFWKVKGPGLIVLIPFVQQIVRVDLRTVVMDVPTQDVISRDNVSVEVNAVVYFRVIDPQKAIINVEHYFDATSQLAQTTLRSVLGQHELDEMLASREQLNADIQEILDAQTDAWGIKVANVEIKHVDLNESMIRAIAQQAEAERARRAKVIHAKGEMEASEKLLQAAKVLSEQEEAIQLRYLQTLSSLAGEHNSTIVFPLPIDFLKNFMKK, encoded by the coding sequence ATGAATATTTTCTATCCCATAATTCTGGCAGTGGTGGTACTACTGCTGGCCAGTATGTTTAAGATTCTTCGGGAATATGAACGCGGTGTTATTTTTATGCTGGGCCGCTTCTGGAAAGTGAAAGGCCCCGGCCTGATCGTTTTGATCCCGTTTGTCCAACAAATTGTCCGTGTCGATTTACGTACCGTAGTTATGGACGTTCCTACTCAGGATGTTATTTCTCGCGATAACGTTTCTGTCGAAGTGAACGCCGTCGTATATTTCCGCGTCATTGATCCACAAAAAGCGATCATCAATGTTGAGCATTATTTTGATGCTACCAGTCAGCTGGCACAAACCACACTTCGCTCGGTACTGGGTCAGCACGAGCTGGATGAAATGCTGGCTTCACGCGAGCAGCTTAATGCCGACATTCAAGAAATTTTAGATGCACAGACCGATGCCTGGGGAATCAAAGTTGCCAATGTCGAAATTAAACACGTTGATCTGAACGAGAGCATGATCCGGGCAATCGCACAGCAGGCGGAAGCAGAACGTGCACGTCGCGCCAAAGTAATTCATGCTAAAGGTGAAATGGAAGCGTCTGAAAAACTTCTTCAAGCGGCCAAAGTGTTATCCGAGCAGGAAGAAGCCATTCAGCTTCGTTACCTGCAAACACTGTCTAGCCTGGCTGGAGAACATAATAGTACGATTGTCTTCCCGTTACCCATCGACTTCCTTAAAAACTTTATGAAAAAGTAG
- a CDS encoding LysR substrate-binding domain-containing protein, translating into MQDLNDLYYFALVVDHEGFAAAERATGIPKSKLSRRVADLEERLGVRLLHRTTRHISVTDIGNLYYQHCQAILIEAQAAEDAIEQTRSEPCGLIRVSCPIALLQISISQIVARFMQQNPNVEIELHATNRAIDLVEEGIDVAIRVRPPPLADSDLVLKVLGQRTQCLVASPDLLSRYETINTPADLTAIPSLGLGAQQHHHQWHLFHHSGEETIISHNPRLRCGDMVALREAAVGAVGIVQLPTLMIEQQLRDQSLVQVLPNWTPRPEIAHAVFPSRRGLMPSIRQFLDYLGNEFRELEQD; encoded by the coding sequence ATGCAGGATCTCAATGATCTGTATTATTTTGCCCTGGTCGTCGACCATGAAGGGTTTGCCGCTGCCGAACGAGCTACCGGTATTCCTAAATCCAAGCTAAGCCGTCGTGTAGCTGATCTTGAGGAAAGGCTGGGGGTTCGATTACTTCATCGTACTACCCGCCATATTTCTGTTACCGATATTGGCAATCTTTACTACCAGCATTGTCAGGCTATCCTGATAGAAGCGCAGGCAGCAGAAGATGCCATTGAGCAAACCCGAAGTGAACCCTGTGGTTTAATACGCGTAAGCTGCCCTATCGCCTTATTACAAATCAGCATCAGTCAAATTGTTGCTCGCTTTATGCAACAGAACCCAAATGTGGAAATAGAACTGCATGCAACCAATCGTGCCATCGATCTCGTGGAAGAAGGAATTGATGTCGCAATTCGGGTCAGGCCGCCGCCTCTGGCAGACAGTGACTTAGTTCTAAAAGTTTTAGGGCAAAGGACCCAGTGTCTTGTCGCAAGCCCGGACTTACTGTCCAGATATGAGACAATAAACACGCCAGCCGATCTTACAGCTATACCAAGCCTTGGGCTGGGAGCCCAACAACACCACCATCAGTGGCATCTTTTTCATCACAGTGGCGAAGAAACTATCATTAGTCATAACCCCCGCCTGCGATGCGGTGACATGGTTGCGCTACGTGAAGCAGCTGTTGGTGCTGTGGGTATCGTACAGCTGCCAACCCTGATGATTGAACAACAGCTTAGAGATCAATCGCTGGTACAGGTTTTACCAAATTGGACACCACGCCCGGAAATTGCTCATGCCGTATTTCCCTCTCGCCGAGGGCTTATGCCTTCCATTCGACAGTTTCTAGACTATCTGGGCAATGAATTTCGTGAACTGGAGCAGGATTAA
- a CDS encoding NfeD family protein, whose amino-acid sequence MKQVIGFCLFLALLLSASPALCAEESTPKESKKAMLLVLDGSVNPGTAHYLVSNIQSAPEQGYDLIIIQMNTPGGLDLAMRDIIREIINSPIPVASYVYPPGSRAASAGTYILYASHISAMAPATNLGAATPVSIGGMPSPSEPDKTQEKKEGEEEQKPAATSGNKSAMEKKVINDAEAYLRGLAAYHNRNIDWVKNAVREGESLTSEEALDIGVIDLIANDPQQLLTAINNKTVRLPSGKTNLVTDNMVITNVEPDWKTELLSIISDPNIAYILLLLGIYGLIFEGYNPGGLVPGVIGAICLLLAMYALQILPVNYVAAGLLLLGIALLVVEAFAPSFGILGIGGIISFLIGSFLLFNEPETGIAIAVPILVTVTVISVALLSFVLSLALRARSRPIVSGREELLQEIGEVTQDFEGEGWVRLHGEIWKSHSKTPLKTGQHVKVIAVDDLELTVEPVSTDSIQQSE is encoded by the coding sequence ATGAAGCAGGTTATCGGTTTTTGCCTTTTTTTAGCGCTGTTACTATCAGCGTCACCCGCTCTTTGTGCCGAAGAATCCACCCCGAAAGAATCTAAGAAGGCCATGCTGTTGGTGCTGGACGGTTCAGTGAATCCGGGGACTGCACATTATCTAGTTTCTAATATTCAGTCAGCGCCCGAGCAGGGATACGATTTAATTATCATCCAGATGAATACCCCTGGCGGACTTGATCTGGCCATGCGCGATATCATCCGTGAAATTATCAACTCGCCTATCCCAGTAGCCAGTTACGTTTATCCTCCGGGTTCCCGGGCTGCCAGTGCAGGTACTTATATCCTTTACGCCAGCCATATTTCAGCCATGGCACCAGCGACTAATTTGGGTGCAGCCACTCCAGTTTCTATTGGCGGTATGCCGAGCCCTTCCGAGCCTGACAAAACTCAGGAGAAAAAAGAAGGCGAAGAAGAGCAAAAGCCTGCTGCAACTTCTGGCAATAAGTCTGCTATGGAAAAGAAAGTCATTAACGATGCCGAGGCTTATCTACGTGGGCTGGCGGCCTACCATAATCGCAATATTGATTGGGTAAAAAATGCTGTCCGAGAAGGAGAGAGTCTGACCTCGGAAGAAGCGCTCGATATTGGTGTTATCGATCTAATCGCCAACGATCCCCAGCAGCTTTTAACCGCCATCAATAATAAAACAGTGCGTCTACCTTCCGGCAAAACGAATCTGGTCACCGATAACATGGTCATCACCAATGTTGAGCCTGACTGGAAGACCGAGCTGTTGAGTATTATCAGCGATCCCAATATTGCCTATATTCTATTACTACTCGGTATCTACGGTCTTATTTTCGAGGGTTATAACCCAGGTGGATTAGTTCCCGGTGTCATTGGTGCTATCTGCTTATTACTCGCTATGTATGCCTTACAGATTCTTCCGGTGAACTATGTTGCCGCTGGTTTATTGTTGCTTGGCATCGCCTTACTGGTAGTCGAGGCTTTTGCGCCAAGTTTCGGCATACTGGGGATAGGTGGCATCATATCGTTCCTTATCGGCTCCTTCCTGCTATTCAACGAACCTGAAACAGGCATCGCCATTGCAGTGCCTATTTTAGTTACTGTTACCGTCATTAGTGTCGCTCTCCTCAGTTTTGTTCTTAGCCTCGCCTTAAGAGCAAGATCGAGACCCATTGTTAGCGGACGAGAAGAGCTGCTACAGGAGATTGGCGAGGTGACTCAGGATTTTGAAGGTGAAGGCTGGGTTCGGCTTCATGGAGAAATATGGAAAAGCCATAGCAAAACGCCCCTGAAAACAGGGCAGCATGTCAAAGTTATCGCTGTCGATGATCTCGAGCTTACGGTCGAGCCGGTATCGACGGATTCAATTCAACAATCAGAATAG
- a CDS encoding pirin family protein, with the protein MKSIAGIYRAPAGHWVGDGFPVRSLFAYNNKGQQISPFLLLDHAGPANFDASDTPRGVGEHPHRGFETVTIVYQGEVSHRDSTGKGGTIYPGDVQWMTAGGGILHDEFHSKEFTERGGMMEMAQLWVNLPKKHKMTKPGYQAIKADDIPNIELEGGLLRVIAGEYQSAKGPAKTFSPVNVWDLVMQENAEQSLSIPEGWNAIVVVLKGAIDINGHQASLEDTVVFDNSGTDISIKAKEDSTLLILSGEPLNEPIVGAGPFVMNSEEEIIQAFNDFKAGKFGNRLS; encoded by the coding sequence ATTAAGTCAATTGCCGGCATTTATCGTGCACCTGCCGGGCACTGGGTTGGTGATGGTTTTCCAGTTCGTTCACTGTTTGCCTATAACAATAAGGGGCAGCAGATCAGCCCGTTTCTGCTTCTCGATCATGCGGGGCCAGCGAACTTTGATGCCAGTGATACGCCAAGAGGGGTGGGAGAACACCCACATAGAGGATTTGAAACAGTCACCATTGTGTACCAGGGCGAAGTATCGCACAGAGACTCAACTGGAAAAGGCGGGACCATTTATCCTGGAGATGTGCAGTGGATGACCGCTGGAGGCGGCATACTTCATGATGAGTTCCACTCAAAAGAGTTTACTGAGCGTGGCGGTATGATGGAAATGGCGCAGCTATGGGTTAATCTTCCTAAGAAGCATAAAATGACTAAGCCAGGCTATCAGGCGATCAAGGCCGATGATATTCCAAATATTGAGCTGGAAGGTGGTTTGCTACGTGTCATAGCTGGAGAGTATCAGTCAGCTAAAGGACCGGCAAAAACCTTTTCACCAGTGAATGTCTGGGATCTGGTCATGCAGGAAAATGCTGAGCAGTCCCTGAGTATTCCAGAAGGTTGGAATGCGATAGTGGTGGTGCTGAAAGGTGCTATTGATATTAATGGTCACCAGGCTTCGCTGGAAGATACGGTTGTATTCGATAATTCTGGAACTGATATCAGTATCAAGGCAAAAGAAGATAGCACCTTGTTAATTCTCAGCGGCGAGCCCTTAAATGAGCCGATTGTGGGTGCAGGACCATTCGTCATGAACAGTGAGGAAGAGATCATTCAGGCGTTCAATGACTTCAAGGCAGGAAAGTTTGGTAATCGACTGTCCTAA